Proteins co-encoded in one Brassica oleracea var. oleracea cultivar TO1000 chromosome C4, BOL, whole genome shotgun sequence genomic window:
- the LOC106342114 gene encoding probable alpha,alpha-trehalose-phosphate synthase [UDP-forming] 10 translates to MGSKSFGNLLDLASGDLLDIPHTPRALPRVMTVPGIISDGYGISGADSDAISLPCRERKIIVANFLPLNGKKDSETGQWKFSLDNDSPMLHLKDGFSPETEVIYVGSLKSDVDVSEQDEVSQTLFEEFSCVSTFIPQDVHKKFYLGFCKQQLWPLFHYMLPMCPDHGERFDRSLWQAYVSANKIFADKVMGVINLEEDYIWIHDYHLMLLPTFLRRRFHRVKLGFFLHSPFPSSEIYRTLPVREELLRGLLNCDLIGFHTFDYARHFLSCCCRMLGLEYESKRGHIALDYLGRTVFLKILPIGIQMGRLESVLNLPATAEKLKEIQEKYHGKKVILGVDDMDIFKGLSLKILAFEHLLQQYPSMLGKLVLIQIVNPARGSGKDVQEAKKETYYTVNRINERYGSPGYEPVVLIDRPVPRFEKSAYYAMAECCIVNAVRDGMNLVPYKYTVCRQGTPEMDKSLGLSEDSPRTSTLVLSEFIGCSPSLSGTIRVNPWDVDAVADSMYSAITMSDFEKQLRHKKHYHYISTHDVAYWSRSFTQDLERACRDHYSKRCWGVGWGLGFKLIALSPNFRRLSLEQTVSAYRRSSKRAIFLDYDGTLVPEASIVKEPSADVISALKTLCSDPDNTVFIVSGRGKVSLSEWLAPCVNLGIAAEHGYFTRWNNSSDWETSGFSDDLEWKKIVEPIMRLYTETTDGSNIEAKESALVWHHQDADPDFGSCQAKELLDHLETVLVNEPVVVHRGHQIVEVKPQGVSKGLVTGKVLSRMHEKENAPDFVVCIGDDRSDEEMFESITTTLSAQSSSISTEVFACTVGRKPSKAKYFLDEVSDVVKLLQGLANTSSSPKPRYPSHLRVSFESVV, encoded by the exons ATGGGTTCAAAATCATTTGGAAACCTCTTAGACTTGGCTTCTGGGGATCTTTTGGACATCCCTCACACTCCCAGAGCTCTTCCAAGAGTGATGACAGTTCCTGGGATCATCTCTGATGGATATGGGATAAGTGGTGCTGATTCAGATGCCATCTCCTTACCTTGCCGCGAGCGCAAAATCATTGTGGCCAATTTTCTTCCTTTGAATGGTAAAAAGGATTCAGAGACTGGGCAGTGGAAATTCAGCCTGGACAATGATTCTCCCATGTTACATCTCAAGGATGGTTTTTCTCCAGAGACTGAAGTCATTTATGTCGGATCACTCAAGTCAGATGTTGATGTTAGTGAGCAAGACGAGGTTTCCCAAACGCTTTTTGAGGAGTTCAGTTGCGTTTCCACTTTCATCCCACAAGATGTGCATAAAAAATTCTATCTGGGGTTTTGTAAACAGCAGCTATGGCCATTGTTCCACTACATGTTACCCATGTGCCCTGATCATGGCGAACGCTTTGATCGTAGTCTTTGGCAGGCGTATGTTTCTGCCAACAAAATATTTGCAGATAAGGTGATGGGTGTGATTAATCTGGAGGAAGATTATATCTGGATTCATGACTATCATTTAATGCTTCTCCCAACGTTTCTGAGGAGGCGTTTCCACAGGGTTAAGCTTGGTTTCTTCCTCCACAGCCCATTCCCTTCTTCTGAAATTTATCGAACCTTACCTGTTCGAGAGGAGCTTCTAAGGGGCCTCCTAAACTGTGATTTAATTGGTTTCCACACCTTTGATTATGCGCGGCATTTCTTGTCATGCTGCTGTAGAATGCTTGGGTTGGAGTATGAATCCAAGAGAGGGCATATTGCTCTTGACTACTTGGGCCGTACAGTTTTCCTCAAGATTCTTCCTATAGGTATTCAAATGGGAAGGCTTGAATCCGTTTTGAATCTTCCTGCTACAGCTGAAAAACTGAAAGAGATCCAAGAAAAGTATCACGGTAAGAAGGTGATACTCGGTGTTGATGACATGGATATATTCAAAGGTCTGAGTCTAAAGATTTTGGCCTTTGAACACCTCCTTCAGCAATATCCTAGCATGCTAGGGAAACTAGTTCTCATTCAGATTGTCAACCCAGCTAGAGGATCAGGTAAAGACGTTCAAGAAGCCAAGAAAGAGACTTATTATACTGTTAATAGGATCAACGAGCGTTATGGCTCGCCTGGTTATGAGCCGGTGGTTCTGATCGATCGTCCTGTTCCTCGGTTTGAGAAGTCTGCCTATTATGCCATGGCGGAATGCTGCATAGTCAACGCGGTGAGGGATGGGATGAACTTGGTTCCGTACAAGTACACTGTTTGTCGACAGGGAACTCCGGAAATGGATAAATCTCTGGGACTAAGTGAAGACTCTCCTCGCACAAGCACGCTTGTTCTGTCTGAGTTCATTGGTTGCTCTCCGTCTCTAAGTGGCACGATCAGGGTCAACCCTTGGGACGTTGATGCGGTGGCTGATTCAATGTATTCCGCTATCACCATGTCTGATTTTGAGAAGCAACTGCGCCATAAGAAACACTACCACTACATTAGTACACACGACGTGGCGTATTGGTCGCGAAGCTTTACACAGGATTTAGAGAGGGCGTGTCGTGATCATTACAGTAAACGGTGCTGGGGCGTTGGTTGGGGTTTAGGTTTTAAGCTCATCGCTCTCTCTCCTAATTTCAGAAGGCTATCACTTGAGCAAACTGTCAGTGCTTATAGAAGATCGAGCAAGAGAGCAATATTTCTTGATTATGACGGTACTTTAGTTCCGGAGGCCTCGATTGTAAAAGAACCAAGTGCTGATGTGATCTCTGCGTTGAAGACACTGTGTAGTGATCCTGATAACACTGTGTTTATTGTTAGTGGGAGGGGGAAAGTTTCTTTAAGCGAGTGGCTTGCACCGTGTGTGAATCTCGGAATAGCAGCTGAACACGGTTACTTCACAAG GTGGAATAATTCTTCTGACTGGGAAACAAGTGGCTTTTCTGATGACCTCGAATGGAAGAAAATCGTGGAACCTATCATGAGACTGTATACAGAAACTACTGATGGATCGAACATAGAAGCGAAGGAGAGTGCACTAGTGTGGCATCACCAAGATGCTGACCCTGACTTTGGTTCTTGCCAAGCCAAGGAACTACTGGACCATCTAGAAACTGTTCTTGTAAATGAACCCGTTGTGGTTCACAGAGGTCACCAAATCGTTGAAGTTAAGCCTCAG GGAGTAAGCAAAGGTCTTGTCACCGGGAAAGTTCTAAGTAGAATGCATGAAAAAGAGAATGCACCGGATTTTGTGGTATGCATTGGGGATGACAGGTCAGACGAAGAGATGTTTGAGAGCATAACAACAACTCTCTCGGCTCAATCATCGTCAATCTCTACAGAGGTATTCGCTTGCACGGTGGGAAGAAAACCGAGCAAAGCCAAGTACTTTCTGGATGAAGTAAGCGACGTGGTGAAGTTGCTTCAAGGACTTGCCAACACTTCTTCTAGCCCAAAGCCTAGGTACCCTTCTCACCTCAGAGTCTCCTTTGAGAGTGTGGTGTGA